A stretch of Pyrenophora tritici-repentis strain M4 chromosome 7, whole genome shotgun sequence DNA encodes these proteins:
- a CDS encoding AcoA, Pyruvate-2-oxoglutarate dehydrogenase protein: MLSRTIRRSIASPFRRNVIAPAARPAFRSVTTDAASSHTDPANVPAEDDKPFEIRLSDESFETYELDPPPYTMQVTKKELKKMYYDMVAVRRMEMAADRLYKEKKIRGFCHLSTGQEAVAVGIEHAIERADHLITAYRCHGFALMRGATVKSIIGELLGRREGIAYGKGGSMHMFAPGFYGGNGIVGAQVPVGAGIAFACQYENKKNVTLALYGDGASNQGQVFEAFNMAKLWNLPVIFGCENNKYGMGTAANRSSALTDYYKRGQYIPGLKINGMDVLAVKAAVKYGKEYCAADKGPLVYEYVTYRYGGHSMSDPGTTYRTREEIQRMRSTNDPIAGLKQKLLDWGVTSEEELKSIDKQARSEVDAEVAEAEKMAAPEPTGKVLYEDIYVRGSEPEFLRGRIPEENFYYTEHDMGGEKKPVARTA; this comes from the exons ATGCTGTCCAGGACAATTAGGCGGAGCATTGCGTCGCCCTTCAGGCGCAATGTCATTGCCCCCGCTGCGCGACCCGCCTTCAGGTCTGTCACCACTGACGCCGCTTCATCGCATACCGACCCGGCGAATGTGCCAGCG GAGGACGACAAGCCCTTCGAGATCCGCCTCTCTGATGAGTCGTTTGAGACATATGAGCTCGACCCGCCGCCGTACACTATGCAAGTGACCAAGAAGGAGCTGAAGAAGATGTACTACGACATGGTCGCTGTACG ACGCATGGAAATGGCCGCCGACAGGCTCtacaaggagaagaagatccGGGGTTTCTGCCATTTGTCTACTGGCCAAGAAGCCGTCGCCGTCGGTATCGAACACGCCATCGAACGTGCCGACCATCTCATCACCGCCTACCGCTGCCACGGCTTCGCTCTGATGCGCGGCGCAACCGTCAAGTCCATCATCGGTGAATTGCTCGGCCGGAGAGAGGGTATCGCATACGGAAAGGGTGGATCTATGCACATGTTCGCCCCCGGCTTCTACGGTGGAAACGGTATCGTCGGTGCCCAGGTCCCAGTTGGTGCCGGTATCGCTTTCGCCTGCCAGTACGAGAACAAGAAGAACGTCACCCTCGCTCTTTACGGAGACGGTGCCTCCAACCAGGGTCAGGTCTTTGAGGCTTTTAACATGGCAAAGCTCTGGAACTTGCCCGTCATCTTCGGTTGCGAGA ACAACAAGTACGGTATGGGAACTGCTGCTAACCGTTCATCTGCCCTCACCGACTACTACAAGCGTGGTCAATACATCCCTGGTCTGAAGATCAACGGTATGGATGTCCTCGCTGTCAAGGCCGCTGTCAAGTACGGAAAGGAGTACTGCGCTGCCGACAAGGGTCCTCTCGTCTACGAATACGTCACCTACCGATATGGAGGACACTCCATGTCCGACCCCGGAACCACATACCGA ACCCGTGAGGAAATCCAACGCATGCGCAGCACCAACGACCCTATTGCCGGCCTCAAGCAGAAGCTCCTTGACTGGGGCGTCACCTCCGAGGAGGAGCTCAAGTCCATCGACAAGCAGGCCCGCTCTGAAGTCGATGCAGAGGTCGCCGAGGCCGAGAAGATGGCCGCCCCTGAGCCAACCGGCAAAGTCCTGTACGAGGACATCTACGTTCGTGGCTCTGAGCCAGAGTTCCTGAGGGGACGTATCCCAGAGGAGAACTTCTACTACACCGAGCACGACATGGGTGGTGAGAAGAAGCCCGTTGCCAGGACGGCATAG